Proteins encoded by one window of Streptobacillus felis:
- the pip gene encoding prolyl aminopeptidase — protein MIKEIISSEISNILSLHSEEYNEKGYYFENDGHEIYYEVSGNEYGIPVVFVHGGPGSPMGDYAKRFFNKDKYRIIVIDQRGCGMSKPFAKMKNNNTFSLIDDMEKIREKLSIDKWIVFGGSWGSTLSLVYAINHPERVLKLVLRGIFLARDEDVDWLYKEGASYVYPEEFEKFISPLTIEERKNPVKSYLKYLQMDLETAKKYAKVWSDWEHSCVRLIRKDNQSEISKSDISMAIIECTYFNNNSFLPTKNYILENTNKIENIEIDIVHGRYDVDCRLIGAYDLYKQLNNANLYIIQDAGHSSLEKGITHKLMEIMEEYSER, from the coding sequence ATGATTAAAGAAATAATTAGTTCGGAAATAAGTAATATTTTATCACTGCATAGTGAAGAATATAATGAAAAAGGATATTATTTTGAAAATGATGGACATGAAATATATTATGAGGTAAGTGGTAATGAATACGGAATACCTGTAGTTTTTGTACATGGTGGGCCAGGATCACCTATGGGAGACTATGCAAAAAGATTTTTTAATAAAGATAAGTATAGGATAATAGTTATAGACCAAAGAGGTTGTGGTATGAGTAAACCTTTTGCTAAAATGAAGAATAATAATACTTTTTCGTTGATAGATGACATGGAAAAAATAAGAGAAAAATTAAGTATAGATAAATGGATAGTATTTGGAGGTTCTTGGGGCTCAACACTTTCTTTAGTTTATGCAATAAATCATCCAGAAAGAGTACTTAAACTAGTTTTAAGAGGTATATTTTTAGCAAGAGATGAAGATGTTGATTGGCTATATAAAGAAGGTGCTAGCTATGTTTATCCCGAAGAATTTGAAAAATTTATTTCTCCTTTAACAATAGAAGAAAGAAAAAATCCTGTTAAATCATATTTAAAATATTTACAAATGGATTTAGAAACAGCTAAAAAATATGCTAAAGTTTGGTCGGACTGGGAACATTCATGTGTAAGACTTATAAGAAAAGATAATCAAAGTGAAATATCAAAATCAGATATTTCTATGGCTATAATAGAATGTACATATTTTAATAACAATTCTTTTTTACCAACAAAAAACTATATTTTAGAAAATACAAATAAGATAGAAAATATAGAAATAGATATTGTTCACGGTAGATATGATGTAGATTGTAGATTAATAGGAGCATATGACCTATACAAACAACTAAATAATGCTAATTTATACATAATACAAGATGCAGGTCATTCAAGTCTTGAAAAAGGTATAACACATAAACTTATGG
- a CDS encoding alpha/beta hydrolase fold domain-containing protein yields MEIRRPNVEGYKVGNLSPNVKFTKELKIKEGEKRPSKEFTSSLEKMRSEMWFPNKDITTIHIKNEIKKIEGIRVVKYSKDDEDKEKLIIFFHGGGYYGGSTDTIQNTCRYMAEQTGATVISVDYSLAPEFPYPTSINEGYTVLKYFENRYDSIYVGGDSAGGGLACSVVIKDIEEGTKICDGLIMYYPVLLIDLKDNCREDFVWDIKEYDIDETSPDAGLMKSEASGLKYAMSYIKDMYIKTNESIDNYYISQINAPDSLLRQFPKTLIFTVEYDYLRLEAEYFHKRLRENAVKSIGIRYAGEVHAFIDKTGFNDNIIDSVDEIREFIK; encoded by the coding sequence ATGGAAATAAGAAGACCTAATGTTGAGGGATATAAGGTAGGGAATTTATCTCCTAATGTTAAATTTACTAAAGAATTAAAAATAAAAGAAGGAGAGAAAAGACCTAGTAAAGAATTTACATCATCGCTTGAAAAAATGAGATCAGAAATGTGGTTTCCTAATAAGGATATTACAACTATTCATATAAAAAATGAAATAAAAAAAATAGAAGGTATAAGAGTTGTTAAATATTCTAAAGATGATGAAGATAAAGAAAAATTAATAATATTTTTCCATGGTGGAGGATATTATGGAGGATCAACTGATACTATACAGAATACTTGTAGATATATGGCAGAACAAACGGGTGCTACTGTAATTTCTGTAGATTATTCACTTGCACCAGAGTTTCCATATCCGACTTCAATTAATGAAGGATATACTGTTTTAAAATATTTTGAAAATAGATATGATAGTATATATGTTGGTGGGGATAGTGCAGGAGGAGGTCTTGCGTGTTCAGTAGTAATTAAAGATATAGAAGAGGGAACTAAAATTTGTGATGGATTAATAATGTACTATCCTGTATTACTTATAGACTTAAAAGATAATTGTAGGGAAGATTTTGTTTGGGATATTAAAGAATATGATATAGATGAAACAAGCCCTGATGCAGGACTTATGAAATCAGAAGCAAGTGGTTTAAAGTATGCTATGTCATATATTAAGGATATGTATATTAAAACTAATGAATCCATTGATAATTACTATATTTCTCAAATAAATGCTCCAGATAGTTTATTAAGACAATTTCCTAAAACATTAATATTTACAGTAGAATACGATTATTTAAGATTAGAAGCTGAATATTTCCATAAAAGACTAAGAGAAAATGCAGTAAAATCTATAGGGATTAGATATGCAGGAGAGGTACATGCTTTTATAGATAAAACTGGATTTAATGATAATATTATAGATAGTGTTGATGAAATAAGGGAGTTTATAAAATGA